Proteins from a single region of Catenulispora acidiphila DSM 44928:
- a CDS encoding MerR family transcriptional regulator: MTTMRISQLAERTGVPATTLRFYEDAGLLTADRTAAGYRVYGEDAVRRLTFIGAAKNLGLPLEEIGELLAVWQSGACAEVKADLRPRLAARVAEAEQRAADLAALTCTLHSALDHLDALPDRSGPCGPECGFLSPAAAAPVACSLTGEAIGERTAQWRDALDCAVRQHVDHGIRLTVPTDRIAVLAELAAAEQRCCPFFDFRLLLDGPRVHLEVRAPAEGASMLTDVFLDATSQ; the protein is encoded by the coding sequence ATGACCACGATGCGGATATCCCAGCTCGCGGAACGGACCGGCGTTCCGGCCACGACCTTGCGGTTCTACGAGGACGCCGGGCTGCTCACCGCCGATCGGACCGCGGCGGGCTATCGCGTCTACGGCGAGGACGCAGTGCGCCGGCTGACGTTCATCGGCGCCGCCAAGAACCTGGGGCTGCCGTTGGAGGAGATCGGAGAACTGCTCGCGGTCTGGCAGTCCGGGGCGTGCGCGGAGGTGAAAGCCGATCTTCGGCCGCGCCTTGCCGCGCGTGTGGCCGAAGCCGAGCAGCGGGCAGCCGACCTGGCGGCGCTCACGTGCACTTTGCACTCAGCGCTGGACCACCTCGACGCCTTACCGGACCGTTCCGGTCCCTGCGGTCCCGAATGCGGCTTCCTCTCCCCCGCCGCCGCTGCCCCGGTGGCCTGCTCGCTGACCGGCGAGGCAATCGGCGAGCGGACCGCGCAGTGGCGGGACGCCTTGGACTGCGCGGTCCGACAGCACGTCGACCACGGGATACGGCTCACCGTGCCGACCGACCGCATCGCGGTTCTGGCCGAATTGGCTGCCGCCGAACAGCGCTGCTGCCCGTTCTTCGATTTTCGACTGCTGTTGGACGGCCCGCGGGTTCATCTGGAGGTGCGCGCCCCGGCCGAGGGCGCGTCGATGCTCACTGATGTGTTCCTGGACGCTACCTCTCAGTAA